In one window of Posidoniimonas corsicana DNA:
- a CDS encoding endonuclease/exonuclease/phosphatase family protein produces MPKHYCGPLGLIMIAAVCSPAPAAAPPEGAVRVATYNISFYRDAAGELETELRGGASSQAKQIAEVIQRVRPDLLLLNEIDYTADGAVVDLFRQRYLRQPQNGQQPIDYPHTYTAPVNTGVPTPFDLDRDGRTGGPADCQGFGRYPGQYGMAVLSRLPIDREHARTFQQLLWRDLPGAKLPADPTSGEPYYSGEELARLRLSSKSHWDVPVTLPGGGRLHLLCSHPTPPAFDGPEDRNGCRNHDEIRLIADYLTPGRSGYVVDDNGRRGGLPADALFVVLGDLNADPHDAGGKELGAIQQLLEHPRVNATRPPTSRGAVLASQAHPDLNRDQHGPAAEDTANFSGDDFNNLRVDYALPSRDLVVVGGGVFWPPPGEPGAAAINATDHRLVWIDVRTNKDD; encoded by the coding sequence ATGCCCAAGCACTACTGCGGGCCCCTCGGCCTGATCATGATCGCCGCGGTCTGCTCACCGGCGCCGGCGGCCGCCCCTCCCGAGGGCGCGGTCCGCGTCGCGACGTACAACATCTCGTTCTACCGCGACGCGGCGGGCGAGCTGGAAACCGAACTCCGCGGCGGCGCGTCCTCGCAGGCGAAGCAGATCGCGGAGGTCATCCAACGCGTCCGCCCCGACCTGCTGCTGCTGAACGAGATCGACTACACGGCGGACGGCGCAGTGGTCGACCTGTTCCGCCAGCGGTACCTGCGGCAGCCCCAGAACGGCCAGCAGCCGATCGACTACCCACACACCTACACCGCCCCGGTCAACACGGGCGTGCCGACGCCGTTCGACCTGGACCGCGACGGCCGCACCGGCGGCCCGGCCGACTGCCAGGGGTTCGGACGCTACCCGGGGCAGTACGGCATGGCCGTGCTCTCGCGGCTGCCGATCGACCGCGAGCACGCCCGAACGTTCCAGCAGCTCCTGTGGCGTGACCTGCCCGGCGCCAAGCTGCCAGCCGACCCAACGTCGGGCGAGCCGTACTACTCGGGCGAGGAACTCGCGCGGCTGAGGCTCTCGTCGAAGAGCCACTGGGACGTGCCGGTCACGCTGCCGGGCGGCGGGCGGCTGCACCTGCTCTGCTCGCACCCCACGCCGCCGGCGTTCGACGGACCCGAGGACCGCAACGGCTGCCGCAACCACGACGAGATCCGGCTGATCGCCGACTACCTCACCCCAGGCCGCTCGGGGTACGTGGTCGACGACAACGGCCGGCGGGGCGGTCTGCCGGCGGACGCGTTGTTCGTCGTGCTGGGCGACCTGAACGCCGACCCGCACGACGCCGGGGGCAAAGAGCTCGGCGCCATCCAGCAGCTGCTGGAGCACCCGCGGGTCAACGCCACGCGGCCGCCGACGAGCCGCGGCGCCGTGCTCGCAAGCCAGGCCCACCCCGACCTCAACCGAGACCAGCACGGCCCCGCCGCGGAGGACACCGCCAACTTCAGCGGCGACGACTTCAACAACCTGCGGGTCGACTACGCCCTGCCGTCACGCGACCTGGTGGTTGTCGGGGGCGGCGTGTTCTGGCCGCCCCCCGGCGAGCCGGGCGCCGCAGCAATCAACGCGACCGACCACCGGCTGGTGTGGATCGACGTGCGCACCAACAAGGACGACTAA
- a CDS encoding M12 family metallo-peptidase, whose amino-acid sequence MHRPLLAAAALLVLSFPAAADVVVISNRTRETVPVTISPTGGKPYRLQLTSGQVVPLFSDTPLHANFNTQSGVNGFKLDANSAYYFGQTDQGLQLHLIGLGEAGSHARPLPGGGRTTPAGVVDVKICVDEEEPLRREQWIAKLRRRVDMASLIMLSHSGMTFRVVSTGSWNSDNDTNDFTKSLKELEEEVPRIGDTLVIGFTSQYQVVRGRTHLGGTRGPLSSHILLREWSQHVSERERLELLVHELGHYLGASHSPEPDSVMRPVLGDRQSRQTGFGIRFDPVNTLIMSMVGEEVRRRGAKTFPDLSEPTLSRLNQIYTALSKTLPQDSSAARFAARTQTAKGSSTSELAKLVVQSITQSGQANQRLPEAGRLTGDDLTDELVRNAAADTAVLRDRGRKPLLLGLGIALDDTLVLGSLPATGQLVREADPPGALAKRAPTICQATMCGRNDLLKHFFVSAALTAATDANQAHAIGVAKEIFDSNRKSGFSFVDLAADRAGVRFAQAVLSGELSAIDIADDFTCYAFMPAFADLPEGLSAAEFQQQYGSPTDARYLALIREIDERIDQLTGYD is encoded by the coding sequence ATGCACCGCCCCCTGCTCGCAGCCGCCGCCCTGCTCGTCCTGTCCTTTCCCGCCGCGGCCGACGTCGTGGTGATCTCCAACCGCACGCGCGAAACCGTTCCGGTCACCATCTCGCCGACCGGCGGCAAGCCCTACCGCCTGCAGCTCACCAGCGGGCAGGTGGTGCCGCTGTTCAGCGACACGCCGCTGCACGCCAATTTCAACACGCAGTCGGGCGTCAACGGCTTCAAGCTGGACGCCAACAGCGCGTACTACTTCGGCCAGACCGACCAGGGCCTGCAGCTGCACCTCATCGGGCTGGGCGAAGCCGGCTCGCACGCGCGGCCGCTGCCGGGCGGCGGGCGCACCACGCCGGCGGGAGTGGTGGACGTGAAAATCTGTGTCGACGAGGAGGAGCCCCTCCGCCGCGAGCAGTGGATCGCCAAGCTCCGCCGGCGGGTCGACATGGCCTCGCTGATCATGCTCAGCCACTCCGGCATGACGTTCCGTGTGGTGTCCACCGGCAGCTGGAACTCCGATAACGACACCAACGACTTCACCAAATCGCTCAAGGAGTTGGAAGAGGAAGTCCCACGCATCGGCGACACCCTCGTCATCGGATTTACCAGTCAGTACCAGGTGGTCCGCGGCCGCACGCACCTGGGGGGCACGCGGGGGCCGCTCAGCTCGCACATCCTCCTCCGCGAGTGGTCGCAGCACGTGTCCGAACGCGAGCGGCTGGAGCTGCTGGTCCACGAGCTGGGCCACTACCTGGGCGCCAGCCACAGCCCCGAGCCCGACAGCGTCATGCGCCCCGTGCTGGGCGACCGCCAGAGCCGCCAGACGGGCTTCGGCATCCGCTTCGACCCGGTCAACACGCTCATCATGTCGATGGTCGGCGAGGAGGTCCGCCGCCGCGGGGCCAAGACCTTCCCCGACCTCTCCGAGCCGACCCTCTCGCGGCTCAACCAGATCTACACCGCGCTCTCCAAGACGCTGCCGCAAGACTCGTCCGCCGCCCGCTTCGCCGCCCGCACGCAGACCGCCAAGGGGTCGTCGACCAGCGAGCTCGCCAAGCTGGTCGTGCAGTCGATCACCCAGAGCGGCCAGGCCAACCAGCGCCTGCCAGAGGCCGGACGCCTGACCGGCGACGACCTGACCGATGAGCTGGTCCGCAACGCGGCGGCCGACACCGCGGTGCTGCGGGACCGCGGGCGGAAGCCGCTCCTGCTGGGGCTCGGCATCGCGCTGGACGACACGCTCGTCCTCGGCAGCCTCCCCGCGACCGGCCAACTGGTCCGCGAGGCCGACCCACCGGGAGCGCTCGCCAAGCGGGCGCCGACCATCTGCCAGGCCACCATGTGCGGCCGGAACGACCTGCTCAAGCATTTCTTCGTGTCCGCCGCGCTGACCGCCGCCACCGACGCCAACCAGGCCCACGCGATCGGTGTTGCGAAAGAAATCTTCGATTCCAACCGCAAGAGCGGCTTCAGCTTCGTCGACCTGGCCGCCGACCGCGCCGGCGTCCGCTTCGCTCAGGCGGTGCTGTCCGGCGAGCTGTCGGCCATCGACATCGCCGACGACTTCACCTGCTACGCGTTCATGCCGGCATTCGCCGACCTGCCCGAGGGCCTGTCGGCTGCCGAGTTCCAGCAGCAGTACGGCAGCCCCACCGACGCCCGCTACCTCGCGCTCATCCGCGAGATCGACGAGCGGATCGATCAGCTCACCGGGTACGATTGA